A segment of the Deltaproteobacteria bacterium genome:
CCACCAGCCGCTTCGCTCCGTAGACCGTGCGGATCGGGTTGATGAGCATCTGCCCCTTGGCGGGGTGGCCGACCAGGAGGCGGTCGTTCTTCGCCAGGGCGATCACCGAGGGGATGGTGTTGTAGCCCTGCTTGCTCTGGATCACCCGGGGGCGGCCCTCCTCGAAGACGGCCACGCAGGAGTTCGTGGTGCCCAGATCGATCCCGATGACCGGCCCGATCTCGGGGATGGTCTCGGGAGCCTCGAGGAAGACCACCGGCGGGGGCGCGTGGGGATCGACGACCTCGTCGACGTCGATGTCCAGCGCGTCGTCCTCGTCATCGGAGAGGTCCACGTCGATGTCGAGCTCGAGATCCGGCTCCGAGAGCGGCTGGGCCGGCGCAGGGGGCGGATCCATCGGCGCGGGGACCGGCGAGCGGGGCTCGGGAGGGGTGGCGTCGTGCACCTCGTCGTCGTCGAAGTCGAGGACGACCTCTTGCTCCTCCAGGGGCTGCGGCTCGGCGGGGGCGAGGTCACCGAGCTGCGCTGCGAGGGCCTCGGTGGTCGTGTCCACCATCGACCGGCTCGCGGGGGGAGGGGCCTCCTGGCCCGGGCCCGGCTCCACGGTGCCGGGCTCGCGCGCACCCCGGAGGGCGAGCATCCGCTCGACGAGGGTCTGGGAGTGGGGGTCGAGGACGGTGAAGGTGATACCCATTCCGGAGGGCCCTTCGACCCCCTCGGGGCGGACCCAGGCCACGGTGCCCGAGCCCCGCAGGACGGGGAGCCCACCGGCGATGTGCACCTCGAAGCGAACCTCGGTGCCCACCGGCTGCGGAGAGCGCGACTGCACGAACATCCCGCCGGGTGAGAGGTTCACCGCGAAGCGCTCGATGAACTCGTCGATATTGCCGTGTTTGAGTCGGACCACCAGCCCCACGGCGACCCGATCCCCCGATCTTCTCTCTCCGTTTCCGTCTGACATGGGTGGGCCCAGTATCGTCCAAACCCCTGCAAAAAGGCACGGAATTCCAGGCCCGCTGGGCAGGAGCGGTCGAGTCGGATAGATGGTTCGCGCACATGGCCGAGACCTTTGGACTCCTGCTGGTTCGAGAGGGCCTCATCGATCGCGAGGCCCTCTACGAAGCCCTGCGCCTGCAGAAGGAGGAGGGCGGCCTGCTCGGCACCTGCCTGCTCACGATGGGGCACCTCAAGCGGGGTCAGCTGCTCCAGGCGCTGGCGCGGCACCTCTCGATCCCGCCCGCCCCGCCCAGCCGGGTGATCCGGCCCGATCCCGATCTGCAGTACCGCTTCGACGCCGCGCCCCTCCTCCGCCTGCGCGCCGTGCCCTACGCCCGGGGCGCGCGGGGAGAGATCCAGCTGGCCTTCGCCGATCCGCGCTCCCTGCCCGCGCTGGAGGAGCTGCGCACCGACGCCCGCGGCGAGGAGATCCTCCTGCGGGTGGCCACCGAGCCCGACATCGAGGCGGGCCTCGCGGCCCTCGGGATCGATCGAGGGGCCCAGGCCGGGCTCCCTCCCGGGGACGAGGCAGCCTCCCCGCAGCCCGAGCCCCCCGCCGAGGACGCCGCGCCCGGCGTGGCGCCGGAGCCCGCCGAGCGCTTCGTCGTCCAGAGCGAGGTCGACTTCGCCCAGGCCACCGGCTTCGATCAGGCCAAGACCGCCGTCTTCCGCCTCGACGAGGTCGCGGCCGCCGCCCGGGAGATGAAGGCGGAGAAGGCCGCGGCGGCGCCCGCCGCAGGCCCGCCGCCCGACGCGCGCTTCACCGAGATCGTGGACGAGGAGGAGCCCGCCGGCAGCGTGGAGGTGCTCCCGGATCCGCCGCGGAGGGCACCGCCCCCGGCGATGGAGCTGCCGGCCGCCTCGCCGATGGAGCTGCCGGCCGCCTCGCCGATGGCCCTGGAGGCCAGCGAGGCCTGGGCCGCGGCCTCCGCCGCCGATCCCGTCTTCCGGGACGAGGCCGAGGTCGCCTTCTCCCAGGCGACGGGCTTCGATCGCGAGGCCACCGCCGTCTTCCGCCTCGACAGCCTGGCCTCCTCGGCGCGCCCGGAGCAGCAGTCCGCCGAGGAGGGGCTGCCCGCCCCGCCGGACGCGCCCCGCATCGCCGAGGCCGCCGAGAAGCTCTTCGAGGCGACCAACGAGGGTGGGGTGGCCCGGCAGCTGGTGAAGTTCTATTCGAAGTACTTCCCCCGGGTGATCGTCCTGACCCGTCACGGCGACGTCCTGCGCGGCCTGCTCTCCCGGGGCGTGGAGATCTCCGGCCCCCAGGTCGCCCAGCTCCGCTTCCCCCTGGGCCCCTTCGCGCGCCTCTTCGAGGAGGACGGCGGCTACTACGGCCCGCCGCCCGGCGGGCAGGAGCTCGAGCCCCTCTACCAGGCCCTCGGCGAGACCGCGGTCCACGCCCTGGTCGTGCCGATCCCCACCGCCGTCGAGCCGCCCTGGCTGCTCTTCGCCGACCACGGCAGCTCCCTCGAGCGCTACGACGACGTGCACGAGCTCGAGATGATGGCCAAGGAGGCCGCCGTGGCCCTGGATCTGCTCCGGGAGCGGAGCCAGAAGCGCGAGGCGGTCCTGCCTCCCCCCGATTCCACCTCCACCTGATCCACCTCGAGGTGCCTTCAGCCATGCTGCCCAAAGACGAACTGACCGAGGGGCTCACCTTCGACGATGTCCTCCTGGTGCCCGCCTACAGCGAGGTCCTGCCTCGCGAGGTGAAGCTCGGGACCCGCCTGGCCGGCGAGCTCCGCCTCAACATCCCCCTCGCCTCGGCCGCGATGGACACCGTCACCGAGGCCTCCGCGGCCATCGCGATGGCGGCCGAGGGTGGCATCGGCTTCATCCACAAGGCCCTCGACCCCGAGGCGCAGGCCGCCGAGGTGGCCAAGGTGAAGAAGTACGAGTCGGGGACGATCGTCGATCCCCACACCTGCCGGCCCGGCGACCACCTGGGGGAGACGGTCGAGATCATGCGCCGCCGGGGGATCAGCGGCGTCCCGGTGACCGAGAGCGAGGGTGGGGCGCTGGTCGGCATCCTCACCCGGCGGGACATCCGCTTCGAGCGCAACCTCGACCAGCCGGTGTCGGCGGTCATGACCCGGGAGGTCGTGACGGCCCCCCTGGGGACGAGCCGGGAGGAGGCCGAGGCGCTCCTGCAGAAGCACCGGATCGAGAAGCTGCCCCTGGTCGACGAGAACGGCGCCCTCGCGGGCCTCATCACGGTGAAGGACATCGAGAAGGCCACCCGCTTCCCCCAGGCCGCCCGGGACGCCCGGGGCCGGCTCCTGGCCGCCGCGGCCGTGGGCCCGGGCACGGATCGCGACGAGCGGGTCGAGGCGCTGGTGGCGGCCGGGGTGGATCTCATCTGCCTGGACACCGCCCACGGGCACAGCCGCTCGGTGATCGAGGCGGTGCGGCTGGTGAAGCAGCGCTACCCGGAGCTGCCGGTCGCCGCCGGGAACATCGCCACCGCCGAGGCCGCCGAGGCGCTCATCGAGGCGGGCGCCGACGCGGTGAAGGTCGGGATCGGGCCGGGCTCGATCTGCACGACCCGGATCGTGGCGGGGGTGGGCGTCCCGCAGATCACTGCCATCTCCGAGTGCGCCCGGATCACCCGCGCCGCCGGGGTGCCGCTCATCGCAGACGGCGGGATCAAGTTCTCGGGCGATCTGGTCAAGGCGCTCGCCGCCGGCGCCGACCTGGTGATGGTGGGCTCCCTCCTGGCCGGCACCGAGGAGGCGCCGGGCGAGGTCGTCCTGCTCCAGGGCCGCTCCTACAAGACCTACCGGGGCATGGGCTCCCTGGGCGCCATGCAGAAGGGCTCCAAGGATCGCTACTTCCAGGACGACGTCCGGGAGGCGGAGAAGCTGGTGCCGGAGGGGATCGAGGGGAGGGTGCCCTACAAGGGGCCCCTGAAGATGGTGCTCCACCAGCTGACCGGCGGCCTGCGCTCGGGCATGGGCTACCTCGGCTGCGAGGACATCCCGGCGCTCCAGGAGAAGGCCCGCTTCGTGCGGATCTCTCCGGCGGGGCTGCGGGAGAGCCACGTCCACGACGTGACCATCACCAAGGAGGCGCCGAACTACCGGGTTTAGCGGCGGCGCTTCTTGCCGCGCGGCTTCTCGGCCTCGACCAGCTTCGCCTTCGCCGCCTCGATCTCGCCCAGCAGGGTCGACAGATCCGCCGGGCTCAGGACGTTCACGGCCTTGGCGAGGAGGTCGAGGTCGACCCGCGCCTTGAGGACCTCTTGCTTGCGCTTCTTGCCGACGAAGTCGGTGACCACCGGCGCGAGGAGGATGTCGCGGATCCGCCGGTCGAGGGTCTGCTCGGTGTCGATCCGGGTGGCCTCGCAGGCCTGGACGTAGGCCGGGATGTCGTGCTCGGCGCCGTCGGTGGTCTTGCCGCTGAAGTAGGCCGATCCGGGCCGGTCGGCGACCGTCTGCTGGATGGTCTCGTTGGCGGCCTTCGCCTGGTCGAGGAGCCCGGTCAGGCCGGCGAGCTGCGCCTCCTCGTCGGAGGTGTCGCTCTTGAGGCCCGTGAGGACCGGGCCGAGCTTCTCGCAGCCGGTGGCCTCGATGGCCATCACTGCGTCCTCCAGGCCGCCCGAGGCCTGGACCGTACCGACATTCTCGGTGGCGGCCTCCAGGCGATCGTCGGCCGAGGGTCCGTAGGCTGCTGCCCCGGCGCAACCCGTTGCCACCAAGAGCGCGAGAGCGATGGCGAGCTTTGGCATCGCCCCAAGGGGTATTGCATGCCCGAGACGGTGTCAAATCGGCTGGCCTTGCCGGCGCGCGCGTTCGCGTGCTACCGCCAGCGCCGCGAGCCAGCCCGCAGGAGGGTGATCGTGGCTCGCGCTTCCTCCTGGCCACCGCCACGAACGCGAGAAGGACCGTGAAAGAGCGCATCCTCATCCTCGACTTCGGCTCGCAGTACACCCAGCTCATCGCCCGCAAGGTCCGGGAGGCCGGGATCTACGGGGAGATCCATCCCTTCCACCTGGACGCCGACGCGCTGCGCGCCTTCGACGCGAAGGGGATCATCCTCTCCGGGGGGCCCTCCTCGGTGACGGACGAGAAGGCGCCGATGCCGGATCCGGTGGTCTTCCAACTCGGGGTGCCGGTCCTCGGCATCTGCTACGGGCTCCAGGTGATGACCCACCTCCTCGGCGGGCAGGTCGCCCGCTCGGACCACCGAGAGTACGGCCCCGCGCGCATCACCATCGAGCGCAGCGAGGACCTCTTCGCCGCCTTCGCCGGCGACCCCTCGGCCGAGGTCTGGATGAGCCACGGCGACCGGGTGGAGGCGCTCCCCGAGGGCTTCGAGCCCGTCGCCCACAGCGAGGGCTCTCCCTTCGCCGCGATCGCCCACCGGGAGCGGCGCCTCTTCGGGGTGCAGTTCCACCCCGAGGTGCACCACACCCCCCGGGGCAAGGAGATCCTCTCGGCCTTCCTGAAGGAGACCTGCGGCTGCTCGGGGGAGTGGTCGATGGAGTCCTTCCTCGAGGAGGCCGTGGCCCGGGTGAAGGCCCAGGTCGGCGATCAGGGCCGGGTGGTCTGCGGGCTCTCCGGGGGGGTCGACTCCTCGGTGGTCGCGGCGCTCCTCGACCGGGCGATCGGCAAGCGCCTGACCTGCATCTTCGTGGACAACGGCCTGATGCGGCACGAGGAGGCCCGGGAGGTCGCCGAGGCCTTCGAGGGCCGCTTCTCCCGGCCCATCGTCCAGGTGGACGCCTCCGACCGCTTCCTCACGGCCCTGGCCGGGGTCGACGATCCCGAGCAGAAGCGGAAGATCATCGGCCGCACCTTCATCGAGGTCTTCGAGGAGGCCGCCGAGCTCGAGTCGCAGGTCCACGGGAAGGCCGACTTCCTGGCCCAGGGGACCCTCTATCCGGACGTCATCGAGTCCGTCTCGGTGCGGGGCCCCAGCGTCACCATCAAGACCCACCACAACGTGGGCGGGCTGCCCGAGGTCATGAAGCTCGGCCTGGTCGAGCCCCTCCGGGAGCTCTTCAAGGATGAGGTGAGGGTTCTTGGCAAAGTCCTTGGCCTGCCTGACTTTTTGCTGGGCCGCTGGCCCTTCCCGGGGCCGGGCCTGGCGGTGCGGATCCTCGGCGAGATCACCCGGGAGAGGCTCGAGGTCCTGCGCAAGGCCGACGTGATCTTCCAGGAGGAGATCCGGAAGGCGGACCTCTACGACGAGATCTGGCAGGGCTTCGCCGTGCTCCTGCCGGTGAAGTCGGTCGGCGTGATGGGAGACGAGCGCACCTACGAGAACACCTGCGCGCTGCGGGCGGTGACCTCGGTGGACGGGATGACCGCCGACTGGGCCCGGTTGCCGCACGAGGTCCTGGCCCGGATCTCCACCCGGATCATCAACGAGGTGCGGGGGATCAACCGGGTCGCCTACGACATCTCCTCCAAGCCGCCCTCGACCATCGAGTGGGAGTAGGGGCCGCCCGGAGCCCGGCCCGAGAGCAGGAAAGCCGCTCGTTCAGCGCCTCATAGCGACTCCCGGGCGAAGTTTACATAATGTATCTTATCAGACCCAAGGTTCGAAACGGCCCCCTGGGGGTGCTCCGGTCCCGGGGGCCCGAGGGGCTGCCGATCCGACCCCCTGATCGGCCCCGGGAGGTCGGCCCCCGCGGCCGGATCCGGGCTCCTTTCTGGGCCGGTCTGGGGCTGCTGCTCCTGGCGGGCTGTCCGGCCGGTGATCGCGGCGGGAGCACGGCGGCCACCGGCGCCGGGAGCCAGGCGCAAGCGATCCAGCCCGTGGTCGACGCCGGACCACCGGCGCCGCCGCCTTTGCCCTTCGAGATCGAGGACGATCGCCTGGACGTCGTGGCGGCCTGGGCCGTCCTGCCGGCGGAGCGCGGGAGCGTCGACGGCGGCAGCGGAGACGCCGGCGCCGAGGCGCCCACCGCGGGCCCGATCCTCGAGGAGCTTCCCCGGGAGACCCGGCCCTGGTCCGTGCCCCTGGACGGCGCCCTCCGGATCGAGCTCTGGCAGCGCCTCATCGACTTCAGGGTCCGGCTCCTGGACAGCCAGGGGCGCTCCCTGGGCAGCGAGGTCCTGGTCGGCGAGGTGCCCACTCGCCAGCGCGGCGGCGAGGCCGAGCCCGGAGGCACCTGGATCGAGGTGCGGCCGCGCGGGGGCTTCCCCCCGGCGACCCCCTGCCGGGTCGTCTTCGACGGTGAGAGCGGCCCCTACGTGCTGGATCTGAAGGGAAAGGCCTTCCAGGACCTCACCCTGGACGTCGTCGGAGACTCCCCGCCGGCCGAGCTCGAGGCCGGCGACGGCGGCGCCCTCCCCATCGGCAGCGAGGAGCTGCCCTGAGGGATCACGAAGTTGACATAACCTATGGTTACGTCAACTCGGACCGGAGCAGCTCGACCAGCGGCCGGTCCGCCGGTGGCAGCGGAAGCCGCCCGAGGGTCTCCCCGTCCGCCCAGCAGAGCTCGGCCACCTCGACGGCGCGGGGCTCCACCCCCTCGGGAAGCTCGGTCCGGAAGAAGGCCAGCGCGACCTCCTTCTCGGGATAGGCGTGCTCCACCCGGCAGAGGCACTCGCCGATCCGGGCCCCCGAGACCCCCAGCTCCTCCTCCAGCTCCCGGATCAGGGCCTCGGCCTCGCTCTCCTCCGGGTGGACCTTCCCGCCCGGAAACTCCCAGAGGCCGGCCAGGTGGACCCCTTCCGGCCGCCGGGAGAGCAGCACCCTCCCGTCGCGGATCACCACCGCGGCGACGACCTCGACCCGACGCATCCCGGCGCTAGCGCCCGAGGCGATAGAGGTAGCCGCCGTTGCTGAAGACCCAGAGCCCTCGCCCCGCAGGGCTGGCCGGCGCGCTCACACCCTTGCCCGGGGCGAAGAAGGCGATCGGGCGGCCGCTCTGCCGCGAGAGGCCGTAGAACGAGCCGTCGCTGGCGCCGATGTAGAGCTCGTCCCCGAGCAGGACCGCCTCGGTGGGATCGCCCTCCCCCAGCTTCGCCCGCCAGGCGACCTTGCCGTCGACGAGGCGCAGGGCGACGGCCTCTCCCGAGCCGAGGACCAGCAGCTTCTCGCCACCGCGATCCCCGGTGAGCGAGAGGTGGACGGCGCCCTCGTGGCGGCCGGGGGCCTCCCAGACGGTCTCGCCGTCGGCGAGGGCGAGGCCCCGCACCCGACCCGCGTAGGTGGCGTAGTAGGCGACGTCCCCGTGGATCACCGGCCCCGCGTCGACGTCGTCGAAAGGGGTGTTGGTGACGTGCCGGCGCTGCCAGAGCTGCTTCCCGTCCGCCACCGAAAAGGCGGCGACGGTCCCGTCGGCGAAGGCGGCCACCAGGCGATCGCCGGCGACGGCCGGCACGGAGGCGCCCCGGATGGCCAGCTTCGAGCCCGAGGGGTTGCGGTGCTGCCAGAGCAGCTCGCCGGTCTCGGCCTCCACCGCGGTGAGCGAGTCGCCGAGGCTGGGGACGATCAGGCGGCCGTCGGCGAGGACCATCCGGACCCCGAGCTCGAGGCCCAGATCCTTCTCCCAGAGCGTGCGGCCGGTGGCGGCGTCGAGGGCGAAGAGGAGCCCGCGCGCCGAGGCGGCGTAGAGGCGGTCCCCGTCGAGGAGGAGCGGCGCGTCGATCGCGCCCCCCAGATCACGCACCCAGCGCTCGGAGAGCCGGTCGCCGTCGAGGGCGAAGACCTTGCCTCCGCGGGTGCCCACGAAGAGCCAGTCGCGGCGCAGATCGTAGACGGGGCCGCTCCGCTGCCGGGTGCCGACCTCCAGGGGGGCCGGCTTCTCCAGCTGGATGCGGGCCTCCACCGGCAGCCGCCGGGGGGCCACCTTCTGCGGCTCGATCCCGTCGGGGTGCTCGGGGCGGTCGCGCCGGGCGACCTCGCCGAGGGTCTGGCAGCCCGCGAGCGCGAGCAGGAGTGGCAGCGCGAGCAGGCCGGCCCGGCGACGCAGGAGGCCCATGGAGTTCCTACTCACCGGCTGCTTCGGCGGAGCCCTCGGCGTCGGCCGCGGCCGGTGCCGGAGGAAGCTGGCCGAGCAGGGTGTCCGCCTCGGCGCGCACGGCGCTCTCGGAGAACTCGTCGACCACCTGCTGGGCCCGGCGGCGGGCGTCGTCGGGGCGCTTCAGCGCCACGAGCACCCGGGCCTCGTGCACCAGGGCGTAGGGCTTGTAGAAGTCGCCGCCCTCCTTGCCGAGGCGCTCGAAGGCCTTCAGCGCGCCCTCGAGATCGTCCTTGGCCTCGAGGGTGTAGCCCAGGCCCTCGAGGGCCGAGAAGCGCATCCGGTCGTCGCGGCTGGACTCCTTCAGGAAGCGCTCGTAGTCGGCCAGGGCGCTGTCGTACTCACCGGCCCGGTAGGCGCGGTCGGCGAGCTCGAGGGTGGCCACGGCCGCGGCGGCGGTCCCCGAGTGATCGATCCGCACCGCCTCGAGGGCGGCGTTGACCTTCTCCTTCTTCTCCTCCTCCGAGGTGAAGAAGGGATCGTCGGAGGTCGCGGCGGCGCCGCCGTCCTCGAGGACCGGGCGCTCGGCCATCTCGAGGGCGTCCCCGAGGGCCGCGCCGGCGCGGACGGCCGACTGCTCGAAGTACCAGGACCCCAGCGAGAGCAGGACGCCGACGACGACGATCCCCCCCAGGCTGGAGAGCACGAGCGTGCCGTGCTTCTGGAGGTAGTCGACGACCGCCGTGCCGGTCTGCACGAATTCGTCGGGGCGCTTGAGTTCCTTGCGGCTGAGCTTCTTGGCGTGGGCCACTTCTGCCTCTCGATCCCTGTGGAAAAACGGGTCCTTATCGAAGGCCGCGGTTATAGGAACGCCCCACCGGGCCTGTCAACGTCGGGGCGCGCCCTCGTGCTATCTTCCGACCACCTTGCACCCGCTCCGAGACCCTCCTCGATCCGCCTCCAGAGCCCTCCCGGGCCTGTTCCTCCTGGTGATCCTCCTCCTCCCGGGCTCCGCCCGGGCCCTGGGCTACGAGCTCTCGGCCGGCGCCAAGCTCGGGCGGGGTCAGGCCACCGCGCTGCAGACCGGCGCCGAGCTGGAGCTCGCCCTGGCGCTCGATCCGCAGATCCTGGTCGGGATGCGAGCGGAGTCCGGCACCCGCCGCGCCCTCCAGGGTTGGGAGCCCCTCCACCGGGCGGGCCTCGCCGCGGCCTGGCGCTTCGACCGCACCCGCTGGATGTTCCGCCTCGGCGCGGCCACGGGCGTGGAGGTGGGCCCGGCCGGGGGGCCGGGGCTCT
Coding sequences within it:
- a CDS encoding tetratricopeptide repeat protein encodes the protein MAHAKKLSRKELKRPDEFVQTGTAVVDYLQKHGTLVLSSLGGIVVVGVLLSLGSWYFEQSAVRAGAALGDALEMAERPVLEDGGAAATSDDPFFTSEEEKKEKVNAALEAVRIDHSGTAAAAVATLELADRAYRAGEYDSALADYERFLKESSRDDRMRFSALEGLGYTLEAKDDLEGALKAFERLGKEGGDFYKPYALVHEARVLVALKRPDDARRRAQQVVDEFSESAVRAEADTLLGQLPPAPAAADAEGSAEAAGE
- a CDS encoding (deoxy)nucleoside triphosphate pyrophosphohydrolase; protein product: MRRVEVVAAVVIRDGRVLLSRRPEGVHLAGLWEFPGGKVHPEESEAEALIRELEEELGVSGARIGECLCRVEHAYPEKEVALAFFRTELPEGVEPRAVEVAELCWADGETLGRLPLPPADRPLVELLRSELT
- the guaB gene encoding IMP dehydrogenase, whose amino-acid sequence is MLPKDELTEGLTFDDVLLVPAYSEVLPREVKLGTRLAGELRLNIPLASAAMDTVTEASAAIAMAAEGGIGFIHKALDPEAQAAEVAKVKKYESGTIVDPHTCRPGDHLGETVEIMRRRGISGVPVTESEGGALVGILTRRDIRFERNLDQPVSAVMTREVVTAPLGTSREEAEALLQKHRIEKLPLVDENGALAGLITVKDIEKATRFPQAARDARGRLLAAAAVGPGTDRDERVEALVAAGVDLICLDTAHGHSRSVIEAVRLVKQRYPELPVAAGNIATAEAAEALIEAGADAVKVGIGPGSICTTRIVAGVGVPQITAISECARITRAAGVPLIADGGIKFSGDLVKALAAGADLVMVGSLLAGTEEAPGEVVLLQGRSYKTYRGMGSLGAMQKGSKDRYFQDDVREAEKLVPEGIEGRVPYKGPLKMVLHQLTGGLRSGMGYLGCEDIPALQEKARFVRISPAGLRESHVHDVTITKEAPNYRV
- a CDS encoding PQQ-binding-like beta-propeller repeat protein, with amino-acid sequence MGLLRRRAGLLALPLLLALAGCQTLGEVARRDRPEHPDGIEPQKVAPRRLPVEARIQLEKPAPLEVGTRQRSGPVYDLRRDWLFVGTRGGKVFALDGDRLSERWVRDLGGAIDAPLLLDGDRLYAASARGLLFALDAATGRTLWEKDLGLELGVRMVLADGRLIVPSLGDSLTAVEAETGELLWQHRNPSGSKLAIRGASVPAVAGDRLVAAFADGTVAAFSVADGKQLWQRRHVTNTPFDDVDAGPVIHGDVAYYATYAGRVRGLALADGETVWEAPGRHEGAVHLSLTGDRGGEKLLVLGSGEAVALRLVDGKVAWRAKLGEGDPTEAVLLGDELYIGASDGSFYGLSRQSGRPIAFFAPGKGVSAPASPAGRGLWVFSNGGYLYRLGR
- the guaA gene encoding glutamine-hydrolyzing GMP synthase, whose product is MKERILILDFGSQYTQLIARKVREAGIYGEIHPFHLDADALRAFDAKGIILSGGPSSVTDEKAPMPDPVVFQLGVPVLGICYGLQVMTHLLGGQVARSDHREYGPARITIERSEDLFAAFAGDPSAEVWMSHGDRVEALPEGFEPVAHSEGSPFAAIAHRERRLFGVQFHPEVHHTPRGKEILSAFLKETCGCSGEWSMESFLEEAVARVKAQVGDQGRVVCGLSGGVDSSVVAALLDRAIGKRLTCIFVDNGLMRHEEAREVAEAFEGRFSRPIVQVDASDRFLTALAGVDDPEQKRKIIGRTFIEVFEEAAELESQVHGKADFLAQGTLYPDVIESVSVRGPSVTIKTHHNVGGLPEVMKLGLVEPLRELFKDEVRVLGKVLGLPDFLLGRWPFPGPGLAVRILGEITRERLEVLRKADVIFQEEIRKADLYDEIWQGFAVLLPVKSVGVMGDERTYENTCALRAVTSVDGMTADWARLPHEVLARISTRIINEVRGINRVAYDISSKPPSTIEWE